In Sediminitomix flava, a single genomic region encodes these proteins:
- a CDS encoding ABC transporter ATP-binding protein, with protein sequence MLIQTINLSKSYSNYNVETSGIQDINLTINQGDFISIMGPSGCGKSTLLNLLGLLDAPTEGQILYKGEDVSTFSPKKSASFRRDYIGFVFQNFNLIDSLNVYENIELPLVYQKIAPSERKRRVHQVMERLNILHKEPFFPKQISGGQQQRVALARAVVTKPELVLADEPTGNLDSARGQEVMELLAELNENGTTVVMVTHSQFCSDYAQKVLHLFDGQLVTENIHLGR encoded by the coding sequence ATGCTAATACAAACTATAAATTTATCTAAGTCTTATTCAAATTATAATGTTGAAACATCTGGTATTCAAGATATTAATTTGACGATTAATCAAGGAGACTTTATTTCTATAATGGGACCTTCGGGTTGTGGAAAGTCGACACTTTTAAATTTATTAGGACTTTTAGATGCCCCAACAGAAGGTCAAATTCTTTATAAAGGAGAAGATGTAAGTACTTTTTCGCCTAAAAAAAGTGCATCATTCAGAAGAGACTATATCGGTTTTGTATTTCAAAACTTCAATCTAATTGATAGTTTGAATGTATATGAAAATATAGAATTACCTCTAGTTTATCAGAAAATTGCTCCTTCAGAAAGAAAAAGAAGGGTTCATCAAGTTATGGAGCGATTGAATATTCTGCATAAAGAGCCATTTTTTCCTAAACAAATTTCTGGAGGACAACAACAGCGTGTTGCTTTGGCTAGGGCAGTGGTTACAAAACCTGAACTTGTATTGGCAGATGAGCCAACTGGAAATTTAGATTCGGCAAGAGGGCAAGAGGTTATGGAATTACTAGCTGAATTGAATGAAAATGGAACAACTGTAGTAATGGTTACCCACTCTCAGTTTTGTTCAGATTATGCTCAGAAAGTATTACATCTTTTTGATGGTCAGTTAGTGACAGAAAATATTCATTTGGGGCGTTAA
- a CDS encoding PspA/IM30 family protein, translated as MSIFKRLFGIGSAEVNSALDKLEDPVKMTEQGIRDLKQDLTKSMQGLAEVKALTIRTRKEYESNKDKAEEYERKAILLLQKAESGQLVPEEADRLASECLSKKEQAMTAAQTHHKMLSQNEGQVAKMEQNIQSLKSQISKWENEAKTLKARAKVSEASAKLNKTLANVDSSSTINLLERMKQKVEEKEALAESYGDIASLETSVDDEINKAIGPGTGNSTPQLEALKAKLKLNQNNPE; from the coding sequence ATGTCAATTTTTAAACGCTTATTTGGAATCGGATCAGCTGAAGTGAACAGCGCATTAGATAAATTGGAAGACCCTGTAAAAATGACAGAACAGGGTATCAGAGACTTAAAACAAGACCTTACGAAGAGTATGCAAGGGCTTGCTGAAGTAAAAGCTTTGACAATCAGAACTCGTAAAGAATATGAGTCAAACAAAGATAAAGCTGAAGAATACGAACGTAAAGCAATCTTACTTCTTCAAAAAGCAGAGTCAGGTCAATTAGTTCCTGAAGAAGCGGATAGGTTAGCATCTGAATGTTTGTCTAAAAAAGAACAAGCTATGACAGCTGCTCAAACGCATCATAAAATGCTTTCTCAAAATGAGGGACAAGTTGCTAAAATGGAGCAGAATATTCAGAGTCTCAAATCTCAAATTTCAAAATGGGAGAATGAAGCTAAAACACTTAAGGCTAGAGCTAAAGTAAGTGAAGCTTCTGCCAAATTGAATAAGACTTTAGCCAATGTTGACTCTTCTAGTACAATTAATCTACTAGAAAGAATGAAGCAAAAAGTTGAAGAAAAAGAAGCTTTAGCAGAATCTTATGGAGATATCGCGTCACTTGAAACAAGTGTTGATGATGAAATAAATAAAGCAATTGGTCCTGGAACTGGCAATTCTACACCTCAACTTGAAGCCTTAAAAGCGAAGTTAAAACTAAATCAGAATAACCCTGAGTAG
- a CDS encoding type III secretion system chaperone family protein — protein MSVHFDKVKGYLLELGFDIKHEDQKEELFIIDSEDDGIVNLVVDCEDPILVIEMMLFDINTPSQDMFKELLIKNREIVHGAFALNEEGNKLLFRDTLQLENLDLNELEGSINALSLLMGEYYQKLLEFAKN, from the coding sequence ATGAGTGTTCATTTTGATAAAGTAAAAGGTTACCTTCTTGAATTAGGTTTTGATATTAAACATGAAGACCAAAAAGAAGAATTATTTATCATCGATTCAGAAGACGATGGTATTGTAAATTTGGTAGTCGATTGCGAAGATCCAATTCTTGTAATTGAGATGATGCTTTTCGACATCAATACACCTTCTCAAGATATGTTCAAAGAGCTTCTGATCAAGAACAGAGAAATTGTTCACGGAGCATTTGCTCTTAATGAAGAAGGAAATAAACTATTGTTTAGAGATACCCTACAATTAGAAAATCTTGATCTAAATGAGCTAGAAGGAAGTATTAATGCACTTTCTTTACTCATGGGTGAGTACTATCAGAAATTACTTGAATTTGCTAAAAATTAA